Proteins from a genomic interval of Pseudomonas anuradhapurensis:
- the odhB gene encoding 2-oxoglutarate dehydrogenase complex dihydrolipoyllysine-residue succinyltransferase, with translation MAIEIKAPTFPESVADGTVATWHKQPGDAVKRDELIVDIETDKVVLEVLATADGVLGAIVKGEGDTVLSDEVLGSIVEGGAAAAAPAAAPAAAAPAVAAADAGEEDPVAAPAARKLAEENGIDLASVAGTGKGGRITKEDVVAAVANKKSAPAPAAKPAAAAAAAPVVVAAGDRTEKRVPMTRLRAKIAERLVEAQSSMAMLTTFNEVDMTEVMALRSKYKDLFEKTHNGVRLGFMSFFVKAATEALKRFPAVNASIDGNDIVYHGYADVGVAVSSDRGLVVPVLRNAESMSLAEIENGIATFGKKARDGKLAIEEMTGGTFTITNGGTFGSMMSTPIVNPPQAAILGMHNIIQRPMAINGQVVIRPMMYLALSYDHRLIDGKEAVTFLVTIKNLLEDPSRLLLDI, from the coding sequence ATGGCTATCGAGATCAAAGCCCCAACCTTCCCGGAATCGGTTGCCGATGGCACCGTTGCCACCTGGCACAAGCAGCCGGGCGATGCCGTCAAGCGTGACGAGCTGATCGTCGACATCGAGACCGACAAGGTCGTCCTGGAAGTACTGGCTACCGCCGACGGCGTACTGGGCGCCATCGTCAAGGGCGAGGGCGACACCGTCCTGTCCGACGAAGTGCTGGGTTCGATCGTTGAGGGCGGTGCTGCCGCCGCTGCTCCAGCTGCCGCTCCGGCCGCTGCTGCTCCGGCTGTCGCTGCTGCGGACGCTGGCGAAGAAGACCCGGTTGCCGCCCCGGCCGCGCGCAAGCTGGCTGAAGAAAACGGCATCGACCTGGCCAGCGTTGCTGGCACAGGTAAAGGTGGTCGCATCACCAAGGAAGACGTCGTCGCTGCCGTCGCCAACAAGAAGTCGGCCCCGGCGCCGGCGGCCAAGCCGGCTGCCGCTGCCGCTGCTGCCCCGGTTGTGGTTGCCGCTGGCGACCGCACCGAGAAGCGCGTGCCGATGACCCGCCTGCGTGCCAAGATCGCCGAGCGTCTGGTCGAAGCCCAGTCGAGCATGGCCATGCTGACCACCTTCAACGAAGTCGACATGACCGAAGTCATGGCCCTGCGTTCGAAGTACAAGGACCTGTTCGAGAAGACCCACAACGGCGTGCGCCTGGGCTTCATGTCGTTCTTCGTCAAGGCCGCCACCGAAGCCCTGAAGCGCTTCCCGGCGGTCAACGCCTCGATCGATGGCAACGACATCGTCTACCATGGCTACGCCGACGTCGGTGTTGCCGTGTCCAGCGACCGTGGCCTGGTGGTACCGGTACTGCGTAACGCCGAGTCGATGAGCCTGGCGGAAATCGAGAACGGCATCGCCACCTTCGGCAAGAAGGCCCGTGACGGCAAGCTGGCCATCGAAGAGATGACCGGTGGCACCTTCACCATCACCAACGGTGGTACCTTCGGTTCGATGATGTCGACCCCGATCGTCAACCCGCCACAGGCTGCCATCCTCGGCATGCACAACATCATCCAGCGCCCGATGGCCATCAACGGCCAGGTGGTGATTCGCCCGATGATGTACCTGGCGCTGTCGTACGATCACCGCCTGATCGACGGCAAGGAAGCGGTAACCTTCCTGGTCACCATCAAGAACCTGCTGGAAGACCCGTCTCGCCTGCTGCTGGACATCTAA
- a CDS encoding 2-oxoglutarate dehydrogenase E1 component: MQESVMQRMWESAHLSGGNAAYVEELYELYLHDPNAVPEEWRTYFQKLPADGSTATDVSHSTIRDHFVLLAKNQRRAQPVSAGSVSSEHEKKQVEVLRLIQAYRMRGHQAAKLDPLGLWQRPAPVDLSINHYGLTNADLDTTFRAGDLFIGKEEASLREIFEALQKTYCRTIGAEFTHIVDSEQRSWFQQRLESVRGRPEFSADVQAHLLERVTAGEGLEKYLGTKYPGTKRFGLEGGESLIPMLDEMIQRSGSYGTKEVVIGMAHRGRLNVLVNTFGKNPRELFDEFEGKKMNELGSGDVKYHQGFSSNVMTPGGEVHLAMAFNPSHLEIVSPVVEGSVRARQDRRNDTVGDKVLPISIHGDAAFAGQGVVMETFQMSQTRGFKTGGTVHIVINNQVGFTISNPLDARSTEYATDVAKMIQAPILHVNGDDPEAVLFVTQLAIDYRMQFKRDVVIDLVCYRRRGHNEADEPNGTQPLMYQQISKQRTTRELYADALIQAGRIDAERAQAKVDEYRSALDNGLHVVKSLVKEPNRELFVDWRPYLGHAWTARHDTRFDLKTLQELSAKLLEIPEGFVVQRQVAKIYEDRQKMQAGGLPINWGYAETMAYATLQFEGHPIRMTGQDIGRGTFSHRHAVLHNQKDASTYVPLKNLFPGQPKFELYDSFLSEEAVLAFEYGYSTTTPNALVIWEAQFGDFANGAQVVIDQFITSGEHKWGRLCGLTMLLPHGYEGQGPEHSSARLERYLQLCAEHNIQVCVPTTPAQIYHLLRRQVIRPLRKPLIVLTPKSLLRHKLAVSTLEDLAEGSFQTVIPEIDSLDPAKVERLILCGGKVYYDLLEKRRAEGREDIAIVRIEQLYPFPEDDLVEILAPYTNLKHAVWCQEEPMNQGAWYSSQHHMRRILGRHNKALVLEYAGRDASAAPACGYASKHAEQQEKLLQDAFTV; the protein is encoded by the coding sequence ATGCAAGAAAGCGTGATGCAGCGCATGTGGGAAAGCGCCCACCTTTCAGGTGGTAACGCTGCATATGTGGAAGAGCTTTATGAGCTCTACCTGCACGACCCTAACGCTGTGCCAGAAGAGTGGCGCACCTACTTCCAGAAGTTGCCCGCCGACGGCAGCACCGCTACCGATGTATCGCACTCGACAATCCGCGACCATTTCGTACTGCTGGCAAAGAACCAGCGCCGCGCCCAGCCGGTATCTGCCGGGAGCGTGAGCAGTGAACACGAGAAGAAGCAGGTTGAAGTTCTGCGACTGATCCAGGCCTATCGTATGCGCGGCCATCAGGCTGCCAAGCTCGACCCGTTGGGGTTGTGGCAGCGTCCTGCGCCTGTAGACCTGTCGATCAATCACTACGGCTTGACCAATGCCGATCTTGATACGACCTTCCGTGCCGGCGACCTGTTCATCGGCAAAGAGGAGGCGAGCCTACGCGAGATCTTCGAGGCGCTCCAGAAGACATATTGTCGCACCATTGGCGCCGAGTTCACCCACATCGTCGACTCCGAACAGCGCAGCTGGTTCCAGCAGCGCCTGGAAAGCGTGCGCGGCCGTCCGGAGTTTTCCGCCGACGTGCAGGCCCACCTGCTGGAGCGTGTGACCGCTGGTGAAGGCCTTGAGAAATACCTGGGCACCAAGTACCCGGGCACCAAGCGCTTTGGCCTCGAAGGCGGCGAAAGCCTGATCCCGATGCTGGACGAGATGATCCAGCGTTCCGGCTCCTACGGCACCAAGGAAGTCGTGATCGGCATGGCCCACCGTGGCCGCCTGAACGTCCTGGTGAACACCTTCGGCAAGAACCCGCGCGAGCTGTTCGACGAGTTCGAAGGCAAGAAGATGAACGAGCTGGGCTCCGGTGACGTGAAGTATCACCAGGGCTTCTCCTCGAACGTGATGACCCCGGGTGGCGAAGTGCACCTGGCCATGGCGTTCAACCCGTCCCACCTGGAAATCGTCTCGCCCGTGGTCGAGGGTTCGGTGCGCGCCCGTCAGGACCGCCGCAACGACACCGTTGGCGACAAGGTACTGCCGATCTCGATCCACGGCGATGCCGCATTCGCTGGCCAGGGCGTGGTCATGGAAACCTTCCAGATGTCGCAGACCCGCGGTTTCAAGACCGGCGGCACCGTGCACATCGTGATCAACAACCAGGTCGGTTTCACCATCAGCAACCCGCTGGACGCGCGCTCCACCGAGTACGCCACCGACGTGGCCAAGATGATCCAGGCGCCGATCCTGCACGTCAACGGCGACGATCCGGAAGCCGTGCTGTTCGTGACCCAGCTGGCCATCGACTACCGCATGCAGTTCAAGCGTGACGTGGTCATCGACCTGGTCTGCTACCGTCGTCGCGGCCACAACGAGGCCGACGAGCCGAACGGCACCCAGCCGCTGATGTACCAGCAGATCAGCAAGCAGCGCACCACCCGTGAGCTGTACGCCGACGCACTGATCCAGGCTGGCCGCATCGATGCCGAACGTGCCCAGGCCAAGGTCGACGAGTACCGCAGCGCGCTGGACAACGGCCTGCACGTGGTCAAGAGCCTGGTCAAGGAGCCGAACCGCGAGCTGTTCGTCGACTGGCGTCCGTACCTGGGCCATGCCTGGACCGCGCGTCACGACACCCGCTTCGACCTCAAGACCCTGCAGGAACTGTCGGCCAAGCTGCTGGAGATCCCGGAAGGCTTCGTCGTGCAGCGCCAGGTCGCCAAGATCTACGAAGACCGCCAGAAGATGCAGGCCGGTGGCTTGCCGATCAACTGGGGTTATGCAGAGACCATGGCTTACGCCACCCTGCAGTTCGAAGGTCACCCGATCCGCATGACCGGCCAGGACATCGGCCGTGGCACCTTCTCGCACCGTCACGCGGTGCTGCACAACCAGAAGGACGCCAGCACCTACGTACCGCTGAAGAACCTGTTCCCGGGCCAGCCGAAGTTCGAACTGTACGACTCCTTCCTCTCGGAAGAAGCGGTACTGGCCTTCGAATACGGCTACTCGACCACCACGCCGAACGCGCTGGTGATCTGGGAAGCCCAGTTCGGCGACTTCGCCAACGGTGCGCAAGTGGTGATCGACCAGTTCATCACCAGCGGCGAGCACAAGTGGGGCCGTCTGTGCGGCCTGACCATGCTGCTGCCACACGGTTATGAAGGGCAGGGCCCGGAGCACTCCTCCGCGCGCCTGGAGCGTTACCTGCAGCTGTGCGCCGAGCACAACATCCAGGTCTGCGTACCGACCACCCCGGCCCAGATCTACCACCTGCTGCGTCGCCAGGTCATTCGTCCGCTGCGCAAGCCGCTGATCGTCCTGACGCCGAAGTCGCTGCTGCGCCACAAGCTGGCCGTGTCGACCCTCGAGGACCTGGCAGAAGGTTCGTTCCAGACCGTCATCCCGGAAATCGACAGCCTCGATCCGGCCAAGGTCGAACGCCTGATCCTCTGCGGTGGCAAGGTTTACTACGACCTGCTGGAAAAACGCCGTGCCGAAGGCCGCGAAGACATCGCCATCGTGCGTATCGAGCAGCTGTACCCGTTCCCGGAAGACGACCTGGTCGAAATCCTGGCGCCTTACACCAACCTCAAGCATGCGGTCTGGTGTCAGGAAGAGCCGATGAACCAGGGCGCCTGGTACAGCAGCCAGCACCACATGCGCCGTATCCTGGGCCGCCACAACAAGGCATTGGTCCTGGAATACGCCGGCCGCGACGCTTCTGCCGCGCCAGCCTGTGGTTACGCTTCGAAGCACGCCGAACAGCAGGAAAAACTGCTGCAAGACGCCTTCACTGTCTAA
- a CDS encoding succinate dehydrogenase iron-sulfur subunit, with translation MLQVEVYRYNPDTDSAPKMQTFQVDTGGKDLMVLDVLALIKEQDEGFSYRRSCREGVCGSDGMNINGKNGLACITPLSAVVKGNKLILRPLPGLPVIRDLVVDMSIFYKQYEKVKPFLQNDTPAPAIERLQSPEDRDKLDGLYECILCACCSTSCPSFWWNPDKFLGPAALLQAYRFLADSRDTKTQERLASLDDPFSVFRCRGIMNCVNVCPKGLNPTKAIGHVRNMLLQSGT, from the coding sequence ATGTTGCAAGTCGAAGTTTATCGTTACAACCCGGACACCGATTCCGCGCCGAAAATGCAGACCTTCCAGGTCGACACCGGCGGCAAGGACCTGATGGTGCTGGACGTGCTGGCACTGATCAAGGAGCAGGACGAAGGGTTCTCCTACCGTCGCTCGTGCCGTGAAGGCGTTTGCGGTTCCGATGGCATGAACATCAACGGCAAGAACGGCCTGGCCTGCATCACCCCGCTGTCGGCGGTGGTGAAGGGCAACAAGCTGATCCTGCGCCCGCTGCCGGGCCTGCCGGTCATTCGTGACCTGGTCGTCGACATGAGCATCTTCTACAAGCAGTACGAGAAGGTGAAGCCGTTCCTGCAGAACGACACGCCGGCGCCGGCTATCGAGCGCCTGCAGTCGCCGGAAGACCGCGACAAGCTGGACGGCCTGTACGAGTGCATCCTGTGCGCTTGCTGCTCGACTTCCTGCCCGTCGTTCTGGTGGAACCCGGACAAGTTCCTGGGCCCCGCTGCACTGCTGCAGGCCTATCGCTTCCTGGCCGACAGTCGCGATACCAAGACCCAGGAGCGCCTGGCGTCCCTGGATGACCCGTTCAGCGTATTCCGCTGCCGCGGGATCATGAACTGCGTCAACGTTTGCCCTAAAGGTCTGAACCCGACCAAGGCAATCGGTCACGTACGTAACATGCTGCTGCAAAGCGGTACCTGA
- the sdhA gene encoding succinate dehydrogenase flavoprotein subunit, producing the protein MASIPTISFDAIIIGGGGAGMRAALQLAQGGHKTAVVTKVFPTRSHTVSAQGGITCAIASADPNDDWRWHMYDTVKGSDYIGDQDAIEYMCQEGPAAVFELDHMGLPFSRTETGRIYQRPFGGQSKDFGKGGQAARTCAASDRTGHALLHTLYQGNLKAGTTFLNEYYAVDLVKNQDGAFVGVIAICIETGETLYIKSKATVLATGGAGRIYASTTNALINTGDGVGMALRAGVPVQDIEMWQFHPTGIAGAGVLVTEGCRGEGGYLINAHGERFMERYAPNAKDLAGRDVVARSMVKEIIAGNGVGPNKDHVLLKLDHLGEEVLHSRLPGICELSKTFAHVDPVVAPVPVIPTCHYMMGGVATNIHGQAITMDAEGNDQIIPGLFAVGEVACVSVHGANRLGGNSLLDLVVFGRAAGLHLEKALTEGVEYRDASDTDVDVALNRLNKLNERTTGEDVASLKRELQSCMQNYFGVFRTGEYMQKGIEQLAGLRDRIANVKINDKSKAFNTARIEALELQNLLEVAEATAIAAEARKESRGAHAREDYEDRDDENWLCHTLYYPGEKRVAKRGVNFAPKTVPAFEPKVRTY; encoded by the coding sequence ATGGCTAGCATTCCAACCATTTCTTTCGACGCCATCATCATCGGTGGCGGCGGTGCCGGCATGCGCGCTGCGCTGCAGCTGGCTCAAGGCGGCCACAAGACTGCCGTGGTCACCAAGGTCTTCCCGACCCGTTCGCACACTGTATCCGCCCAGGGCGGCATCACCTGCGCCATCGCTTCGGCCGACCCGAACGACGACTGGCGCTGGCACATGTACGATACCGTCAAGGGCTCCGACTACATCGGTGACCAGGACGCTATCGAATACATGTGTCAGGAAGGCCCGGCTGCGGTCTTCGAGCTGGACCACATGGGCCTGCCGTTCTCGCGTACCGAAACCGGTCGTATCTACCAGCGCCCGTTCGGTGGCCAGTCCAAGGACTTCGGTAAAGGTGGCCAGGCCGCCCGTACCTGTGCCGCTTCCGACCGTACCGGTCACGCGCTGCTGCACACCCTGTACCAGGGCAACCTGAAAGCCGGCACCACCTTCCTCAACGAGTACTACGCCGTAGACCTGGTGAAGAACCAGGACGGCGCGTTCGTGGGTGTGATCGCAATCTGCATCGAAACCGGCGAAACCCTGTACATCAAGTCCAAGGCCACCGTACTGGCCACTGGCGGTGCCGGCCGTATCTACGCCTCCACCACCAACGCCCTGATCAACACCGGTGACGGCGTGGGCATGGCCCTGCGTGCCGGTGTACCGGTGCAGGACATCGAAATGTGGCAGTTCCACCCGACCGGCATCGCTGGCGCCGGCGTACTGGTCACCGAAGGTTGCCGCGGTGAAGGTGGCTACCTGATCAACGCCCACGGCGAGCGCTTCATGGAGCGTTACGCGCCGAACGCCAAAGACCTGGCTGGCCGCGACGTGGTCGCCCGTTCCATGGTCAAGGAAATCATCGCCGGCAACGGCGTGGGCCCGAACAAGGACCACGTACTGCTGAAGCTGGACCACCTGGGCGAGGAGGTGTTGCACAGCCGCCTGCCAGGTATCTGCGAACTGTCCAAGACCTTCGCCCACGTCGACCCTGTGGTCGCGCCGGTACCGGTCATCCCTACCTGCCACTACATGATGGGCGGCGTTGCCACCAACATTCACGGCCAGGCCATCACCATGGACGCCGAAGGCAACGACCAGATCATCCCAGGCCTGTTCGCCGTAGGTGAAGTGGCGTGCGTATCGGTGCACGGTGCCAACCGCCTGGGCGGCAACTCGCTGCTCGACCTGGTGGTGTTCGGCCGTGCTGCCGGCCTGCACCTGGAGAAGGCGCTGACCGAAGGCGTGGAATACCGCGACGCCAGCGACACCGACGTCGATGTTGCCCTGAACCGCCTGAACAAGCTGAACGAGCGCACCACCGGTGAAGACGTTGCCAGCCTGAAGCGCGAGCTGCAGAGCTGCATGCAGAACTACTTCGGTGTATTCCGTACTGGCGAATACATGCAGAAAGGTATCGAGCAGCTGGCCGGTCTGCGTGACCGTATCGCCAACGTCAAGATCAACGACAAGTCCAAGGCCTTCAACACCGCGCGTATCGAGGCACTGGAGCTGCAGAACCTGCTGGAAGTCGCCGAAGCTACCGCCATCGCGGCCGAAGCCCGTAAAGAGTCCCGCGGCGCTCACGCCCGTGAAGACTACGAAGACCGTGACGACGAAAACTGGCTGTGCCACACCCTGTACTACCCGGGTGAGAAGCGCGTCGCCAAGCGTGGCGTCAACTTTGCGCCGAAGACTGTTCCAGCCTTCGAACCAAAAGTCCGGACTTACTAA
- the sdhD gene encoding succinate dehydrogenase, hydrophobic membrane anchor protein, translating into MVTNVTNLSRSGLYDWMAQRVSAVVLAAYFLFLIGYVVAHPGIDYTQWHGLFSNNAMRIFSLLALVALGAHAWVGMWTIATDYLTPMSFGKSATAIRFLFQAVCGVAMFAYFVWGVQILWGI; encoded by the coding sequence ATGGTAACCAATGTCACGAACCTGTCGCGTTCGGGTCTCTATGACTGGATGGCGCAGCGCGTCTCTGCGGTCGTTCTCGCGGCTTACTTCCTGTTCCTGATCGGCTACGTGGTCGCCCACCCAGGCATCGACTACACCCAGTGGCATGGTCTGTTCTCCAACAACGCGATGCGGATCTTCAGTCTGCTGGCCCTCGTTGCCCTGGGCGCTCACGCCTGGGTCGGCATGTGGACCATCGCCACCGACTACCTGACGCCAATGTCGTTCGGCAAGTCGGCAACTGCGATTCGTTTCCTGTTCCAGGCGGTATGCGGCGTTGCGATGTTCGCTTACTTCGTCTGGGGTGTGCAGATTCTCTGGGGTATCTGA
- the sdhC gene encoding succinate dehydrogenase, cytochrome b556 subunit, translating to MKKAVKSQRPVNLDLRTIKLPVTAYTSILHRISGVILFLGLAIMLYALGKSLGSEEGFGEVKACLTSPLAKFVTWGLLSALLYHLVAGVRHLIMDMGIGETLEGGKLGSKIVIVISVVLIVLVGVWVW from the coding sequence GTGAAAAAAGCCGTGAAAAGCCAACGACCTGTAAACCTAGACCTAAGGACCATCAAGCTCCCCGTCACTGCGTACACGTCCATCCTGCACCGTATCTCCGGCGTCATCCTGTTCCTCGGCCTTGCCATCATGCTTTATGCACTGGGCAAGTCGCTGGGTTCCGAGGAAGGCTTCGGTGAGGTGAAGGCGTGTCTGACCAGCCCGCTGGCCAAGTTCGTGACCTGGGGCCTGCTGTCCGCCCTGCTTTATCACCTCGTGGCAGGTGTGCGTCACCTGATCATGGACATGGGTATCGGTGAGACGCTGGAAGGCGGCAAGCTGGGCTCGAAAATCGTGATCGTCATCTCCGTGGTGCTGATCGTTCTGGTGGGAGTTTGGGTATGGTAA
- the gltA gene encoding citrate synthase — MADKKAQLVIEGAAPVELPILTGTVGPDVIDVRGLGATGHFTFDPGFMATASCESKITYIDGDKGILLHRGYPIEQLAEKSDYLETCYLLLNGELPNAEQKAQFVSTVKNHTMVHEQLKSFFNGFRRDAHPMAVMCGVVGALSAFYHDSLDINNPQHREISAVRLVAKMPTLAAMVYKYSMGQPMMYPRNDLSYAENFLHMMFNTPCEIKPISPVLAKAMDRIFILHADHEQNASTSTVRLAGSSGANPFACIAAGIAALWGPAHGGANEAVLTMLDEIGDVSNIDKFIAKAKDKNDPFKLMGFGHRVYKNRDPRATVMKQTCDEVLRELGINNDPQLELAMRLEEIALTDPYFIERSLYPNVDFYSGIILKAIGIPTSMFTVIFALARTVGWISHWKEMLSSPYKIGRPRQLYTGEQKRDIVALQDRK; from the coding sequence ATGGCTGACAAAAAAGCGCAGTTGGTCATCGAGGGCGCTGCCCCCGTCGAGCTGCCCATTTTAACCGGCACCGTTGGTCCTGATGTAATCGACGTCCGCGGGTTGGGGGCCACTGGTCACTTCACCTTCGACCCAGGTTTCATGGCGACTGCCTCGTGCGAGTCGAAGATCACCTACATTGACGGCGACAAAGGCATCCTGCTGCACCGCGGCTACCCGATCGAGCAGCTCGCCGAAAAGTCCGACTACCTCGAAACCTGCTACCTGCTGCTCAACGGTGAACTGCCGAATGCCGAGCAGAAGGCCCAGTTCGTCAGCACCGTGAAGAACCACACCATGGTTCACGAGCAGTTGAAGTCGTTCTTCAACGGCTTCCGCCGCGACGCCCACCCGATGGCGGTAATGTGCGGCGTGGTCGGTGCCCTGTCGGCGTTCTATCACGACTCCCTGGACATCAATAACCCGCAGCACCGCGAGATTTCCGCGGTACGCCTGGTCGCCAAGATGCCGACCCTGGCCGCGATGGTTTACAAGTACTCCATGGGCCAGCCGATGATGTACCCGCGCAACGACCTGTCGTACGCGGAAAACTTCCTGCACATGATGTTCAACACCCCGTGCGAGATCAAACCGATCAGCCCGGTGCTGGCCAAGGCGATGGACCGGATCTTCATCCTCCACGCCGACCACGAGCAGAACGCCTCCACCTCCACCGTGCGCCTGGCCGGTTCGTCGGGTGCCAACCCGTTCGCCTGTATCGCCGCCGGCATCGCCGCACTGTGGGGCCCGGCCCACGGCGGTGCCAACGAAGCGGTACTGACCATGCTCGATGAAATCGGCGATGTCTCGAACATCGACAAGTTCATCGCCAAGGCCAAGGACAAGAACGACCCGTTCAAGCTCATGGGCTTCGGTCACCGCGTGTACAAGAACCGCGACCCGCGCGCCACCGTGATGAAACAGACCTGCGACGAAGTCCTGCGCGAGCTGGGCATCAACAACGACCCGCAGCTGGAACTGGCCATGCGCCTGGAAGAGATCGCCCTGACCGATCCGTACTTCATCGAGCGCTCGCTGTACCCGAACGTCGACTTCTACTCGGGGATCATCCTCAAGGCGATCGGCATTCCGACCAGCATGTTCACCGTGATCTTCGCCCTGGCACGTACCGTGGGCTGGATCTCGCACTGGAAAGAAATGCTCTCCAGCCCGTACAAGATCGGCCGCCCGCGCCAGCTGTACACCGGCGAGCAGAAGCGCGACATCGTTGCGCTGCAGGACCGCAAGTAA
- a CDS encoding START domain-containing protein → MMRSFKRIALLCGLGVVLSPAAWAENWQVAKDEEGIKVSLSEVAGSKYKAYQGVTVIKAPLAKVQALQEDVVGACAWIHECKTQKVLKQENGQVWTYTQFNTPWPVTPRDSVLHVTTVKEADGSLVRNLKEEPTYIPEEKGFVRVAKVEGFWRLVPKGDSTEVTYQVHTEPGGSVPAMVANKFVVDAPFNTLKGLRERAEKN, encoded by the coding sequence ATGATGAGATCGTTCAAGCGTATTGCACTGCTGTGTGGCCTGGGTGTTGTGCTGTCCCCTGCGGCCTGGGCCGAGAACTGGCAGGTGGCCAAGGACGAGGAGGGGATCAAGGTTTCTCTCAGTGAGGTGGCCGGTTCCAAGTACAAGGCCTATCAAGGCGTCACCGTGATCAAGGCGCCGCTGGCGAAGGTGCAGGCGTTGCAGGAGGACGTAGTCGGGGCTTGTGCGTGGATTCACGAATGCAAGACGCAGAAGGTGCTCAAGCAGGAGAATGGCCAGGTCTGGACCTATACCCAGTTCAATACGCCTTGGCCGGTGACGCCGCGCGATTCGGTGCTGCATGTGACCACGGTCAAGGAGGCTGACGGCAGCCTGGTGCGCAACCTGAAGGAAGAGCCGACCTACATCCCGGAAGAGAAAGGTTTTGTGCGGGTAGCGAAGGTCGAAGGCTTCTGGAGGCTGGTGCCCAAGGGTGACAGCACGGAAGTGACTTATCAGGTGCACACCGAGCCGGGTGGTAGCGTGCCGGCGATGGTGGCCAACAAGTTCGTGGTCGATGCACCGTTCAATACCCTGAAAGGGTTGCGCGAGCGGGCTGAGAAAAACTGA
- a CDS encoding YkgJ family cysteine cluster protein, with the protein MKCREGCGACCIAPSISSAMPRMPNGKAAGERCLHLTVDNLCDLFGKPERPAVCGGFQADVEVCGSDRDEAIRILGWWEQMTAA; encoded by the coding sequence ATGAAATGCCGTGAGGGTTGTGGTGCCTGCTGCATTGCCCCGTCCATCAGCTCTGCGATGCCGCGCATGCCGAATGGCAAGGCGGCCGGCGAGCGCTGCCTGCACCTGACCGTCGACAACCTTTGTGACCTGTTCGGCAAGCCCGAGCGGCCCGCAGTGTGTGGCGGTTTCCAGGCGGATGTCGAGGTGTGCGGCAGTGACCGTGACGAGGCGATCAGGATTCTTGGCTGGTGGGAGCAGATGACGGCGGCGTGA